One Oryza brachyantha chromosome 3, ObraRS2, whole genome shotgun sequence DNA segment encodes these proteins:
- the LOC102702460 gene encoding GDSL esterase/lipase At5g55050-like isoform X1: MHTHHAVRCGTAMGSSSSRRCRISSGVCVAVALILAFLACCVACASGAVPALYVLGDSQADVGNNNYLPESLLRANFPHNGVDYPGGKATGRFSNGYNFVDLVASSLGLDSPPPYLSIRNSSNSTIYLKGINFASGGAGVSDLTNKGQCISFDEQIERDYSKVHAALVKRLGKRNASTHLGESLFVVAIGGNDIIMQVLFSPVTELLSTQKQFISTLADTLKRQLQSLYDLGMRRLFIVGAAPLGCCPLLREQSPTKACQAEANSMAATYNDAAAELLRGMAKRHRDMSYAFFDTSTALLQAIHDPKARGYTEVKAACCGLGVNNAMFLCAPDSKYCSNRTTHMFWDLVHPTEMTSKKLMNVAFNGSAPLVSPINVKELTQC, translated from the exons ATGCACACACATCACGCTGTACGCTGTGGAACGGCGATgggctcttcttcctctcgccGGTGCAGAATTTCCTCCGGCGTGTGCGTCGCGGTGGCGCTGATCTTGGCATTTCTGGCCTGCTGCGTGGCGTGCGCGAGCGGCGCTGTGCCGGCGCTGTACGTGCTCGGAGACTCGCAGGCGGACGTCGGGAACAACAACTACCTGCCGGAGTCGCTGCTGAGGGCCAACTTCCCTCACAATGGCGTCGACTACCCGGGGGGCAAGGCCACCGGCAGGTTCAGCAATGGCTACAACTTCGTCGACTTGGTCG CTAGCAGTCTGGGGTTAGACAGCCCTCCTCCATACCTCTCTATACGCAACAGCTCGAACAGCACCATATATCTGAAGGGTATCAACTTTGCTTCAGGAGGAGCCGGGGTGTCTGATCTCACAAACAAG GGCCAGTGCATCAGCTTCGACGAGCAGATAGAGCGCGACTACTCCAAAGTTCACGCAGCGCTGGTGAAGCGGCTCGGCAAGCGGAACGCCTCGACCCACCTCGGGGAATCGCtcttcgtcgtcgccatcggcGGCAACGATATTATCATGCAGGTCCTCTTCAGCCCCGTCACTGAGCTCCTAAGCACCCAGAAACAGTTCATCAGCACGCTGGCCGATACCCTGAAACGCCAGCTGCAG AGCTTGTACGACCTCGGGATGCGGCGGTTGTTCATCGTGGGCGCGGCGCCGCTGGGGTGCTGCCCGCTGCTGCGGGAGCAGAGCCCCACCAAGGCGTGCCAGGCGGAGGCCAACTCCATGGCGGCTACCTAcaacgacgcggcggccgagcTCCTCCGCGGCATGGCCAAGAGGCACCGGGACATGAGCTACGCCTTCTTCGACACGTCCACCGCGCTGCTCCAGGCCATTCACGATCCAAAGGCACGCG GTTATACGGAGGTTAAAGCAGCGTGCTGTGGCCTAGGGGTTAATAACGCCATGTTCCTATGCGCGCCGGACAGCAAGTACTGCAGCAACCGGACGACCCACATGTTCTGGGACCTCGTCCATCCCACGGAGATGACGTCCAAGAAGCTTATGAACGTTGCCTTCAATGGATCTGCGCCGTTGGTTTCCCCGATTAATGTCAAGGAGCTCACTCAGTGTTAG
- the LOC102702460 gene encoding GDSL esterase/lipase At5g55050-like isoform X2: protein MHTHHAVRCGTAMGSSSSRRCRISSGVCVAVALILAFLACCVACASGAVPALYVLGDSQADVGNNNYLPESLLRANFPHNGVDYPGGKATGRFSNGYNFVDLVASSLGLDSPPPYLSIRNSSNSTIYLKGINFASGGAGVSDLTNKGQCISFDEQIERDYSKVHAALVKRLGKRNASTHLGESLFVVAIGGNDIIMQVLFSPVTELLSTQKQFISTLADTLKRQLQSLYDLGMRRLFIVGAAPLGCCPLLREQSPTKACQAEANSMAATYNDAAAELLRGMAKRHRDMSYAFFDTSTALLQAIHDPKVIRRLKQRAVA, encoded by the exons ATGCACACACATCACGCTGTACGCTGTGGAACGGCGATgggctcttcttcctctcgccGGTGCAGAATTTCCTCCGGCGTGTGCGTCGCGGTGGCGCTGATCTTGGCATTTCTGGCCTGCTGCGTGGCGTGCGCGAGCGGCGCTGTGCCGGCGCTGTACGTGCTCGGAGACTCGCAGGCGGACGTCGGGAACAACAACTACCTGCCGGAGTCGCTGCTGAGGGCCAACTTCCCTCACAATGGCGTCGACTACCCGGGGGGCAAGGCCACCGGCAGGTTCAGCAATGGCTACAACTTCGTCGACTTGGTCG CTAGCAGTCTGGGGTTAGACAGCCCTCCTCCATACCTCTCTATACGCAACAGCTCGAACAGCACCATATATCTGAAGGGTATCAACTTTGCTTCAGGAGGAGCCGGGGTGTCTGATCTCACAAACAAG GGCCAGTGCATCAGCTTCGACGAGCAGATAGAGCGCGACTACTCCAAAGTTCACGCAGCGCTGGTGAAGCGGCTCGGCAAGCGGAACGCCTCGACCCACCTCGGGGAATCGCtcttcgtcgtcgccatcggcGGCAACGATATTATCATGCAGGTCCTCTTCAGCCCCGTCACTGAGCTCCTAAGCACCCAGAAACAGTTCATCAGCACGCTGGCCGATACCCTGAAACGCCAGCTGCAG AGCTTGTACGACCTCGGGATGCGGCGGTTGTTCATCGTGGGCGCGGCGCCGCTGGGGTGCTGCCCGCTGCTGCGGGAGCAGAGCCCCACCAAGGCGTGCCAGGCGGAGGCCAACTCCATGGCGGCTACCTAcaacgacgcggcggccgagcTCCTCCGCGGCATGGCCAAGAGGCACCGGGACATGAGCTACGCCTTCTTCGACACGTCCACCGCGCTGCTCCAGGCCATTCACGATCCAAAG GTTATACGGAGGTTAAAGCAGCGTGCTGTGGCCTAG